The Pyxidicoccus sp. MSG2 DNA segment GGTCTGTCGCCGCGTCGTGCGTTCCATCGTCCGTGCGGGCCGCCCCTCTGGGACTAGAGCAGCTCGTCGCCCTCCTCGGGCGGCAGGGGTCGGCCAGACTTCTCCGCCTCCAGTTTCTCCAGGTGGCGGAAGATGGTGCGCGGGTCCACGCCCAGATCCTTGGCCGTCTTGGTGCGGTTGCCGTTGTTCCGGGCGAGCACCTCGTTGATGTAACGCTTCTGGAATTCTTCCTTGGCCTGGAGCAGCGGCATGATGGGCTCCAGGTTCTCCGGCTTGAGGTCCAGGTCGTCCGGGCCGAGCAGCGGCTTGTCCGCGAGCACCACCGCCTTCTTCAGCCGGTTCTCCAGCTCGCGGATGTTGCCGGGCCAGCCGTACTTGCGCATGGACACGGCGGCGGACGGCGTGAAGCCCCGGGCCTTGGAGTTGAACTCGCGCGAGTACTTCGAGAGGAAGAACTTCCCCAGCACCACCACGTCCTCGCCGCGCTCGCGCAGAGGCGGCAGCTTCAGCGTGACGACGTTGAGCCGGTAGTAGAGGTCCTCGCGGAAGGCGTTCTTCTTCACCTCGTCCTCGAGGACCTTGTTGGTGGCGGCCACCACGCGAATGTCCACCGGCTCGCCTCGGTTGTCGCCCACCTTGTAGACGATCTTCTCCTGCAGCGCGCGCAGCAGCTTCACCTGGAGCTGGAGCGGCATCTCGCCAATCTCGTCCAGGAAGAGCGTGCCGCCGATGGCCGCCTGGAACTTGCCCGCCTTGGTGGCCACCGCGCCGGTGAAGGCGCCCTTCACGTGGCCGAACAGCTCGCTCTCCAGGAGGCTCTCCGGGATGGCGCCGCAGTTGATGGTGATGAAGGGGCCCTTCACGCGCGGCGAGCGGCGGTGGATTTCCCGGGCGATGAGCTCCTTGCCGGTGCCCGTCTCGCCGGTAATCAGCACGGAGATGTCCGTGGGGGCAATCTTGTCGATGCGCTTGTACACGTCGCGCATGCCCTGACACGCGCCGACGATGTCACCGTAGCGCTGGTCCTCCAGCTTCCGGCGCAGCTCGGTGTTGTCGAGCTTGAGGTCGTTCACCAACATCGCGTTCTGCAGGACGAGCGACGCCTGCGCCGCGAAGATGGTGAGCATGTCCGCGCTCTTCGGCTCGAAGCGATTCACCAGCCGGTCATTGCCCACGTAGATGACGCCGAAGAGGTCGCCCTTGTGCATCAGCGGCACGCACATGACGGAGTGGACGCGGAGGTTGACCACGGACTCGCTGGCCTTGAACTCGGGGGCGTCCACCGCGTCCGCGACGATGATCGGCTTCTGGTCCTTCACCACCTTGGCGATGATGGAGTCCGACAGCTTCTCCACCGCGTCCTCGATGTTCTCCCGGGCCACGTTGCGGGCCACCTTCACGCGGGGCTCGCCGCTCTCCATGAGGATGAGGAAGCCCTTGTCGGCGCGAGTCACCTCGATGGCCTCGTCCATCAGGCCCTCCAGGATGCGCTCCACGTCGTAGAGCCCCAGCAGCCGCTCGCTGAACGCGGTGA contains these protein-coding regions:
- a CDS encoding sigma 54-interacting transcriptional regulator — encoded protein: MASLTVRSPDGKVRSVSLLKRITSIGRGPDNDVQLEDPGVPDSALHVTYDGSRYEVGSLGATFHVNGKKRDAHALSTGDVVRVGGTELTFAREDAPRAPPPPPTAPREVSRTSSPEDSHTSELPGVPGRELVLLRRLTAFSERLLGLYDVERILEGLMDEAIEVTRADKGFLILMESGEPRVKVARNVARENIEDAVEKLSDSIIAKVVKDQKPIIVADAVDAPEFKASESVVNLRVHSVMCVPLMHKGDLFGVIYVGNDRLVNRFEPKSADMLTIFAAQASLVLQNAMLVNDLKLDNTELRRKLEDQRYGDIVGACQGMRDVYKRIDKIAPTDISVLITGETGTGKELIAREIHRRSPRVKGPFITINCGAIPESLLESELFGHVKGAFTGAVATKAGKFQAAIGGTLFLDEIGEMPLQLQVKLLRALQEKIVYKVGDNRGEPVDIRVVAATNKVLEDEVKKNAFREDLYYRLNVVTLKLPPLRERGEDVVVLGKFFLSKYSREFNSKARGFTPSAAVSMRKYGWPGNIRELENRLKKAVVLADKPLLGPDDLDLKPENLEPIMPLLQAKEEFQKRYINEVLARNNGNRTKTAKDLGVDPRTIFRHLEKLEAEKSGRPLPPEEGDELL